One window of the Eucalyptus grandis isolate ANBG69807.140 chromosome 8, ASM1654582v1, whole genome shotgun sequence genome contains the following:
- the LOC120287137 gene encoding TMV resistance protein N-like — protein sequence MAPSANTLRMEFEVFLSFRGPDTRNTFTSCLYSDMVEKGIRVFKDDEEFRVGQKISGQLLRALADTQIYIPIFSKGFASSPWCLREVAHMVDCTSKSDGKKEILPIFFDVEPDDVKLKTNLYRDALSKHEKKYGSIEVKRWGDALVEVPTRAGWKLERKGYGELTKLIIRELLLKLKGKNRSLPDHLVETDDLKRVETLLDVDSNDHVRFLIIHGVGGIGKSTLASIIFNRFRSKFDCSSFLDDVPCQGLLDVQKKLLSDTLGSTSIDGIHDPNDGIDRIRRGLINKKVLVVVDNVDKKSQLDKLAGRCDWFGSGSRIIITIRDKNTLLDKGYQILPNNYLAYPMLEMPIDQAIQLFSRHAFRSDTPPEGCYNFSKEVVSSIGRLPLTLEVVGSRFANTIRSEWDETLEDLKQVPHRRVRKTLMMSIKRLDDIEKAIFLDIACFCIGEDKTYADYMWRSSGYSPRSAIDVLLLMSLIKIDEFNRFGCMMKFEI from the exons ATGGCACCGTCCGCTAATACATTGAGAATGGAGTTCGAGGTGTTCCTGAGTTTCAGGGGACCGGACACTCGGAACACCTTTACTAGTTGCCTCTATAGTGACATGGTGGAGAAAGGAATCCGTGTCTTCAAAGATGATGAGGAGTTCCGAGTCGGTCAGAAGATTAGTGGACAGCTCTTGCGGGCCCTTGCCGACACCCAGATCTATATCCCTATCTTCTCCAAGGGCTTCGCTTCCAGTCCGTGGTGTCTTCGTGAGGTCGCACATATGGTAGATTGCACTTCCAAATCAGACGGGAAGAAGGAGATCCTCCCCATTTTTTTCGATGTAGAGCCGGATGATGTCAAGCTTAAAACAAATTTGTACAGAGATGCCCTGTCTAAACATGAGAAGAAGTATGGCTCCATTGAAGTCAAGCGCTGGGGAGATGCTCTGGTTGAGGTTCCGACCAGAGCAGGTTGGAAGCTGGAACGAAAAGG GTATGGGGAACTTACAAAATTGATTATTCGAGAGCTTCTACTTAAGCTGAAGGggaagaacagatctcttcctGACCATTTAGTTGAAACGGATGATTTAAAACGTGTAGAAACATTGTTGGATGTTGACTCTAATGACCATGTACGATTCCTTATAATCCATGGAGTAGGTGGTATTGGCAAATCAACTCTTGCTAGCATTATCTTCAACCGATTCCGGTCTAAATTTGATTGTAGTAGTTTCCTCGATGATGTCCCATGTCAAGGTCTTTTAGACGTGCAAAAGAAATTGTTATCTGACACATTGGGCTCAACCTCTATTGATGGAATCCATGACCCCAACGATGGGATCGATCGTATAAGAAGAGGTCTTATCAACAAGAAAGTTCTAGTTGTTGTTGATAATGTGGACAAGAAGAGCCAACTTGATAAACTTGCAGGGAGATGCGATTGGTTTGGTTCCGGAAGTAGGATCATTATCACAATTAGGGACAAAAACACATTGCTAGATAAGGGCTACCAAATACTGCCTAACAATTACTTGGCCTACCCAATGTTGGAGATGCCTATAGATCAAGCAATTCAACTTTTCAGTAGGCATGCCTTTAGAAGTGATACTCCTCCAGAAGGTTGCTACAATTTCTCGAAAGAAGTCGTTTCAAGCATAGGAAGGCTTCCTTTGACTTTGGAAGTTGTGGGTTCTCGTTTTGCCAATACAATTAGATCAGAGTGGGACGAAACATTGGAGGACTTAAAGCAAGTGCCACATAGGCGCGTAAGAAAAACACTGATGATGAGTATCAAGAGATTGGATGACATAGAAAAAGCCATATTCCTAGACATAGCATGTTTTTGCATAGGGGAGGATAAGACTTATGCGGATTACATGTGGCGTAGTAGTGGATATTCTCCACGCAGCGCAATTGATGTTCTTCTGCTCATGTCATTGATAAAGATCGATGAGTTCAATAGGTTCGGATGCATGATGAAGTTCGAGATCTAG
- the LOC104414059 gene encoding malate dehydrogenase, glyoxysomal — MQPASEANQRIARISAHLHPPNLQMEESAGLRRANCRAKGAAPGFKVAILGAAGGIGQPLALLMKINPLVSVLHLYDVVNTPGVTADISHMDTGAVVRGFLGQPQLEEALVGMDLVIIPAGVPRKPGMTRDDLFKINAGIVRTLCEGIAKSCPKAIVNLISNPVNSTVPIAAEVFKKAGTYDPKRLLGVTTLDVVRANTFVAEVLGLDPREVDVPVVGGHAGVTILPLLSQVKPPCSFTPPEIDYLTSRIQNGGTEVVEAKAGAGSATLSMAYASVKFADACLRGLRGDAGIVECAFVASQVTELPFFASKVRLGRTGAEEVLPLGPLNEYERAGLEKAKQELAESIQKGISFIKK, encoded by the exons ATGCAGCCCGCTTCCGAGGCCAACCAACGCATCGCAAGAATCTCCGCTCACCTTCACCCACCTAATTTGCAG ATGGAGGAGAGCGCGGGGCTAAGGCGTGCGAATTGCCGGGCAAAGGGTGCAGCGCCGGGATTCAAAGTCGCCATCCTGGGAGCGGCTGGAGGGATCGGGCAGCCTCTGGCATTGTTGATGAAGATCAACCCGCTCGTCTCTGTTCTTCATCtgtatgatgttgtgaataCTCCTGGCGTCACCGCTGATATCAGCCACATGGACACTGGTGCCGTG GTCCGCGGATTTCTGGGACAGCCACAACTGGAGGAAGCCCTTGTAGGAATGGACCTTGTCATCATCCCTGCTGGAGTTCCTAGGAAACCCGGGATGACAAGAGATGACCTGTTCAAGATAAATGCTGGAATTGTCAGAACCCTTTGTGAAGGAATTGCCAAATCATGCCCAAAAGCTATCGTCAACCTGATTAGCAACCCTGTTAACTCCACAGTTCCCATTGCAGCCGAAGTTTTCAAGAAAGCTGGCACTTATGATCCTAAGAGACTGTTGGGTGTGACCACACTCGATGTAGTTAGAGCAAATACTTTTGTG GCAGAAGTACTGGGTCTTGATCCTAGAGAAGTCGATGTTCCAGTTGTTGGGGGTCATGCAGGAGTGACAATTTTACCTCTTTTATCTCAG GTTAAACCACCTTGTTCTTTCACTCCTCCAGAAATTGATTACCTGACATCACGCATCCAAAATGGCGGGACAGAAGTTGTCGAG GCTAAAGCTGGAGCTGGCTCGGCAACTCTCTCAATG GCATATGCTTCTGTGAAGTTTGCTGATGCATGCCTGCGTGGGTTGAGGGGTGATGCGGGTATTGTCGAATGTGCATTTGTTGCTTCTCAG GTAACTGAGCTTCCGTTCTTTGCATCCAAAGTGCGCCTCGGTCGTACTGGGGCTGAGGAGGTTCTTCCTCTTGGCCCACTGAATGAGTATGAAAG GGCTGGCTTGGAAAAGGCAAAGCAAGAGTTAGCAGAGAGTATTCAGAAGGGCATTTCATTTATCAAGAAGTGA